The Pseudomonas sp. B21-023 genomic interval GACCCCGCCACGCACCGACAACGTCATCGAAATGCAGCAATGGCGCCAGGAACATAACCGCTGGCGCAATTGATCACTCCGCCAGGTAACACTTGCCGATGGCCGCCTGGAGCATCTGCAAGGGTTGTGGCTGATCGAATATCAGCTCGATGCGCGAGTCCCTGCGCCATTCGCTGGGGCGCCATTCCAGCGCCCCACGTTCCAGGCCATTGAACGACTGCCACCCCGCCGCGCTGTGGATAACCCCCTTTGCCCGGCGCCACGACCATTGTTCAAGAACGCCACGTAGCGCCATTTCATCGAAGACCTGGCCCGGATGCCAGCGCCAACCTACGCTCCAGCCCTCCTCCGCCAACCGGGACTGACAGATCGGTTGCCGCGGATCCACCCACAAGGAGGGCTGTGGGACGGGGCTGTTATCCACAGGCAGGCTGGAAAGGTCGAGTGAACCCGCTGGCGCTGCGGACGATACAGGCAAACCGGCGAACGCTAGCGCGCCATGATCCGTCCACAACGCCGGGACTTCAGGCAATGATGCAGTTATCAACAGGCGGGCGGCAGCATCCACGGCACTCGCCTTGTTGAACAGCAGCAACCCCGCCTTCGCCAATGCCATGCTCTGTGCCTCGGGCAAGTCAGCGCCCCGGGAAAGGGCGGCGGCATCCAGCACCATCAACAGTGGCTGGACCGACAGTACACCGGTCCAAGGCGCCCGCCCCAGCTGCTCCAGCAATTCGAGGGGGTGACCGAGGCCGGACGGCTCGATGAACAGGCGATCCGGGCGCGCCTTGCGCAGCAGGCGGCCGAGCCCCACCTGGAACGGTGCGCCATTGACGCAGCACAGGCAGCCTCCCGCCACCTCTCCGATGGCGATCCCCGCCTCGTCACGGCTGAGCAAGGCGGCATCCAGGCCGATCTGGCCAAATTCGTTGACCAGCACGGCCCAACGCTCACCAATCGGTCGTTGGTCCAGCAAGTGACGGATCAGGCTGGTCTTGCCGGCACCTAGCGGGCCGGCGATCACATGGGTGGGGATGTTCTGCAACATGGCTCGGTATCGCAAGGACTTGATGGCAGTCTATACCGGGGCGTCCGGCAATTCATTCCAACCAGTCCAGGCTCAACAGCAAGCGACGTTCCCCGGCGGGGGTCTGCGGGGACCGGTGGACCAAGCCCGCACCCTCGTTGCCCAGCCACTTCTCGCCCTTGAGCAGGGCTACCTCTCCCGCCACCAATCGCCGGACGTTATCCACAGGCGGCGGCGCCAGCTGCAACCGGGCACGATCGATGGCACCCTCTGGCAGCCATTCGCTACCTGCGCCAGCGTAGGTACTGAGCAGGCGCAATGGAACATGGTCCACATGCATGCGCGGGCACATCGCCCCCTCAAGCACCCGCAGCCGCACCCCCAGGCGCCGAGCACCCAGCAAGCAGGTATAGGCCGCCACCAGCCAGGCCACATCGGCGACGAAACCATCGTAGCCATGTAGATCGGCGGTTTCTCTGAGCAGCCCGGGCAACGCTGGCGGCTGGCGTTCATCCACCTCGATCACGCGCTCATCGGCCAATGGCTGGCCCAGGCTCAGCACCAGGTTGGCGAAGTCTTCGACCTGGGCCGGCAGGCGGCGCTGCCAGACCGCGAGGTTGACCCCATCCTGGAGAATCTCCGTCATCACCTGGGGTGACTCACCGAAGACCTGGCGGATATCCACAGTCATGCCGCAGCGTCCTCATGCCACTCACCAAACGGGTCCGGCAGGCGCAGCCAGCCCATCGGCCCCAACTCCATTTCCTGGTCATCGAGCAGGCAGGCTTCCAGCTCTGTGGATAACCGAACAAAGTCGATGTTCTGCCCGATGAACACCAGTTCCTGCCGGCAGTCGCCCGCTTGCGCGGACCACTGCTTGAGGATCGCCGCAGTGTTCTCTTCATCCTGCGGCCATTGCTCGCGCGGCACGAAACGCCACCAACGACCAGCCAGGCCATGGCGCATCATGCCCCCGGCCTGCGACCAGCTACCGGCCTCCTGGAACTTGCTGGCCAACCAGAAGAACCCTTTGGAGCGCAGCAAGCGGCCGTTGCTCCAGGGCTTGTGGATAAAGTCGAAGAAACGCTGCGGATGGAATGGCCGGCGCGCCTGCCAGGTGGTGGCGGCAATACCATACTCCTCGGTTTCCGGCACATGCTCGCCACGCAGCTCCTGTAGCCAGCCCGGCGCCTGCGCGGCCTGGTCGAAATCGAACAGGCCGGTATCGAGGATGCGCGCCAGCGGCACCTGGCCCATCACCATTGGCACGATCTGCGCCCGTGCATTGAGGCTGCGCAGGATGGCGCTCAGCTCTTCGCGCTCATGCTGGCTGATCAGGTCGATCTTGCTCAGCAGCAACACGTCAGCGAATTCGACCTGCTCGATCAGCAAGTCACTGATCGAGCGTTCGTCACCTTCGCCCAAGGTCTCGCCCCGACTGGCCAAGCTGTCGGCTGCCTGATAATCGCGAAGGAAGTTCAGCCCATCGACAACAGTGACCATGGTGTCGAGGCGCGCCATGTCGGAGAGACTGCGGCCCTGCTCATCGCGAAAGGTGAACGTCTCGGCGACCGGCAGCGGCTCGGAAATACCCGTGGACTCGATCAGCAGGTAATCGAAGCGACCCTCGCCCGCCAACCGGGCCACCTCCTCCAGCAGGTCTTCACGCAGTGTGCAGCAGATGCAGCCGTTGCTCATCTCAACCAGCTTTTCCTCAGCGCGGTTGAGGCTGACATTGCGTTGCACCTCACTGGCATCGATGTTGATTTCACTCATGTCGTTGACGATCACGGCCACGCGCAAGTTGTCGCGGTTACGCAGGACATGGTTGAGCAACGTGCTCTTGCCGGCACCCAGGAAGCCGGACAGCACGGTGACAGGAAGACGGTTGGGCATGACGAACCTCATCGGGCAGGCGCATTCGAAACGATGCATTGCATAATGTTATATTATAACAATACAATTTCGCCAAGCCGTATCGCCGAACGGTTGTCTGGAGAGCGTCATGAAACTACCTGGCGTCATCGCCCTGCTGCTGCTCGTTCATCCAGAGCAGCTCTTTGCCATGCCCACTACCGACCTTGCACGGTGCACCCGCAGCGCAACCTTGCTGGCCTGCCAGGACAGCAAGGGCAACTACTACAGCGTGCGAACCGAAGGCAGCACCTTTTACCTGCGTGGGTATGAAGTTGCGAGCAAGCGGCTGTGGGCACAAACCAACAGCCGCCATGGCGCATTGACGTTTTTCACCGGCCTGGCCAGCGACGGCGAGGCTTGGGTGGGTTACAGCCGGCGTATTGGATGGACCACGCAGAATCGTGTTTCCAGCTCCAGCGGCCAACGCTTCAACCTGCATTGCAGCCTCATCGGCGGTTGCCGGTGACTATCAACCGTCCAGGATTTCTTCCATGACCAGCCTCTCCCTTCCCGATGTCGCCGCCCAGAGCAACCAACAGGCACTGCCGCTGGACTGGGTGGGCATGAGTGGCATCGCCGTCGCGCTGCAACTCGACGGGCGCACCGTAACCGCTTTCGCCGATGCCGGAGTGAGCCTCGACGATGGTGCCTCACGCGGCATCCACATGTCCCGACTGTACCTGGCATTGGAAGCGCTGGAGCAGCAAGCCCTCTCAAC includes:
- a CDS encoding glutamine synthetase, yielding MKLPGVIALLLLVHPEQLFAMPTTDLARCTRSATLLACQDSKGNYYSVRTEGSTFYLRGYEVASKRLWAQTNSRHGALTFFTGLASDGEAWVGYSRRIGWTTQNRVSSSSGQRFNLHCSLIGGCR
- a CDS encoding DUF1826 domain-containing protein, producing MTVDIRQVFGESPQVMTEILQDGVNLAVWQRRLPAQVEDFANLVLSLGQPLADERVIEVDERQPPALPGLLRETADLHGYDGFVADVAWLVAAYTCLLGARRLGVRLRVLEGAMCPRMHVDHVPLRLLSTYAGAGSEWLPEGAIDRARLQLAPPPVDNVRRLVAGEVALLKGEKWLGNEGAGLVHRSPQTPAGERRLLLSLDWLE
- the zigA gene encoding zinc metallochaperone GTPase ZigA, with product MPNRLPVTVLSGFLGAGKSTLLNHVLRNRDNLRVAVIVNDMSEINIDASEVQRNVSLNRAEEKLVEMSNGCICCTLREDLLEEVARLAGEGRFDYLLIESTGISEPLPVAETFTFRDEQGRSLSDMARLDTMVTVVDGLNFLRDYQAADSLASRGETLGEGDERSISDLLIEQVEFADVLLLSKIDLISQHEREELSAILRSLNARAQIVPMVMGQVPLARILDTGLFDFDQAAQAPGWLQELRGEHVPETEEYGIAATTWQARRPFHPQRFFDFIHKPWSNGRLLRSKGFFWLASKFQEAGSWSQAGGMMRHGLAGRWWRFVPREQWPQDEENTAAILKQWSAQAGDCRQELVFIGQNIDFVRLSTELEACLLDDQEMELGPMGWLRLPDPFGEWHEDAAA
- a CDS encoding GTP-binding protein → MLQNIPTHVIAGPLGAGKTSLIRHLLDQRPIGERWAVLVNEFGQIGLDAALLSRDEAGIAIGEVAGGCLCCVNGAPFQVGLGRLLRKARPDRLFIEPSGLGHPLELLEQLGRAPWTGVLSVQPLLMVLDAAALSRGADLPEAQSMALAKAGLLLFNKASAVDAAARLLITASLPEVPALWTDHGALAFAGLPVSSAAPAGSLDLSSLPVDNSPVPQPSLWVDPRQPICQSRLAEEGWSVGWRWHPGQVFDEMALRGVLEQWSWRRAKGVIHSAAGWQSFNGLERGALEWRPSEWRRDSRIELIFDQPQPLQMLQAAIGKCYLAE